A section of the Clostridium omnivorum genome encodes:
- a CDS encoding HAD-IIA family hydrolase, producing the protein MRDLIMNNVVDTILFDLDGTLYANRRPIKSAVNVIETLRKNNMKMGFITNTDGRPVEEIHKRITDMGFDISLKEVFTPVAAVKQFFINNPNKSCYCLVHDSVYNSLKELNMDDINPDYVVIGDFSDKISYDEINKVFRFIKNGSSMLALSKTNFYFQDNKININTGAFVSMFEVACEKKAILLGKPSKDFYNLALTKLGSIPSKTLVVGDDITVDVAGAKAINATSVLVKTGHYNEELVCKFNLKPDYIIEDITKLPDLLYENSL; encoded by the coding sequence ATGAGAGATTTAATTATGAACAATGTAGTTGATACTATATTATTTGATTTAGATGGCACTCTATATGCAAATAGAAGGCCTATAAAATCAGCCGTTAATGTAATAGAAACGCTAAGAAAAAACAATATGAAAATGGGGTTTATAACTAATACTGATGGAAGACCAGTTGAAGAAATACATAAAAGAATTACTGATATGGGGTTTGATATTTCGCTTAAAGAAGTATTTACTCCTGTAGCTGCTGTAAAGCAATTCTTTATTAATAATCCTAATAAGTCTTGCTACTGCTTAGTTCATGATTCAGTATACAATAGCTTAAAAGAATTAAACATGGATGATATTAATCCTGATTATGTAGTTATTGGAGACTTTAGTGATAAAATAAGTTATGATGAAATAAATAAGGTTTTCAGATTTATAAAAAATGGCTCCTCTATGCTTGCGCTTTCTAAAACTAACTTTTATTTTCAGGATAATAAAATAAATATCAATACTGGTGCATTTGTTAGCATGTTTGAAGTTGCTTGTGAAAAAAAAGCTATTCTGCTTGGAAAGCCATCAAAGGACTTTTATAATTTAGCACTCACTAAATTAGGCAGTATACCAAGCAAAACATTGGTGGTTGGAGACGATATAACTGTTGATGTTGCTGGAGCCAAAGCTATTAACGCTACAAGCGTGCTAGTAAAAACAGGTCATTATAACGAAGAGTTGGTATGTAAATTTAATTTAAAGCCTGATTATATTATTGAGGATATAACAAAATTGCCTGATTTACTATATGAAAATAGTTTATAG